In Mytilus trossulus isolate FHL-02 chromosome 14, PNRI_Mtr1.1.1.hap1, whole genome shotgun sequence, a genomic segment contains:
- the LOC134697048 gene encoding LON peptidase N-terminal domain and RING finger protein 3-like, with amino-acid sequence MVDLARQAFNTNNFLLAVEIFERTISQNGPSVDLYLGLADSFAKTGQFHKAFETYSSASRLGSISPEKLKHLVTSLVNCVKGEKNPEQMFKQSQCLFTCLICRGLLKEPVTIPCGHTYCRSCLEKGQSKSCKNCGVAHYYLNVSRLKTNFLISRVVQQWFPSECRAADLKSKGNTFMERHKFERAIVSYSEALELAPTDHLSLSNRSHAYALLENYKAALEDADKVIGIRPDWPKAYFRKGRALFGLDQYEDAVVALLQCLALDPSIASAKDYLSKALHKIITPLPPDDPKAAALHQQMHPSVLQQLIMSNFQTTQLHPSVTMEHVMQLKNIINDTLEAATNFEGSSNMDQKPNQGRVEKICYRNSQHEAMEQGNERTKCASAPNSRSTSPILPSKNPRFRDDLSLSLKRSRNPSGPCPLSPSREPPAKMFDMAGCSERDSLKDESERKIPGDLLNRDDFDCSLCYRLLYDPVTTPCGHVFCRRCLDRCLDHQSSCPLCKSSLAEYLAERRQSVTESVQGILRTYFTDDYEERKKIHEEELVEFTRMSVEGTAEIPVFVCTQAFPGIACPLHIFEPRYRLMIRQCMESGTRQFGMVVTLTDDDDNFSDFGTMLEIRDVQFFPDGRSIVDTIGGRRFKVSSRGKRDGYNTAKVEFIFDKMPPQERFQEIKEVQNDVYKFAKIWFDALPGLQREQIHKHCGQFPALDEDFTQYPNGPRWLWWLVSVLPLNPQIQLSLLAMVQLKERLEGVKKVIQYMSSRRRSQ; translated from the exons atggttgatctGGCAAGACAAGCGTTTAATACTAACAATTTTCTTTTGGCTGTGGAAATATTCGAGCGTACAATATCGCAAAATGGACCGTCAGTGGATTTATATTTGGGTTTAGCTGATAGCTTTGCCAAAACAGGACAGTTTCACAAGGCCTTTGAAACATACTCTAGTGCTTCTCGTTTAGGATCTATATCGCcggaaaaattaaaacatttggtGACTAGTTTAGTGAACTGTGTAAAAGGCGAAAAAAATCCAGAGCAAATGTTTAAACAATCACAGTGCTTGTTCACATGTTTAATATGTAGGGGCCTGCTTAAGGAACCAGTGACAATTCCATGTGGACATACCTATTGTAGGAGTTGTCTAGAAAAGGGCCAGTCTAAATCATGTAAAAACTGTGGTGTAGCACATTATTATTTGAATGTGTCACGTTTAAAAACCAACTTTTTGATATCACGGGTTGTTCAACAATGGTTTCCCTCTGAATGTAGGGCCGCCGatttaaaatcaaaaggaaACACTTTCATGGAAAGACATAAGTTTGAAAGAGCAATAGTTTCATATTCTGAGGCCCTTGAATTGG CGCCAACAGATCATTTATCCCTCAGCAACAGATCACATGCCTACGCATTGTTAGAAAATTATAAAGCAGCTCTTGAAGATGCAGATAAAGTTATCGGGATACGACCTGATTGGCCAAAG gcATACTTTAGAAAAGGACGTGCCCTGTTTGGACTGGATCAGTATGAAGATGCTGTTGTTGCATTACTACAATGTCTTGCCCTGGATCCCTCCATAGCTAGTGCTAAAGATTATCTATCTAAG GCTTTACATAAAATAATCACACCTCTTCCTCCGGATGATCCAAAGGCAGCAGCTCTACACCAACAGATGCATCCCTCAGTCCTGCAGCAACTTATAATGTCAAACTTCCAAACCACTCAGCTTCATCCATCTGTTACAATGGAACATGTTATgcagttaaaaaatattataaatgacaCTTTAGAAGCTGCAACAAATTTTGAAGGGTCATCGAACATGGACCAGAAGCCAAACCAAGGCAGG GTAGAAAAGATTTGTTATAGAAACAGCCAACATGAAGCTATGGAACAAGGCAATGAAAGAACAAAAT GTGCATCAGCTCCAAATTCTAGATCAACATCCCCTATCTTGCCATCAAAGAATCCAAGATTCAGAGATGATTTAAGTCTCAGTTTGAAGAGATCAAGAAATCCAAGTGGTCCCTGTCCATTAAGTCCATCTAGAGAACCTCCTGCTAAAATGTTTGATATGGCTGGTTGCAGTGAACGAG attcCTTGAAAGATGAAAGTGAAAGAAAGATTCCCGGAGATTTGTTGAACCGTGACGACTTCGACTGTAGCTTGTGTTACCGATTGTTGTATGATCCAGTCACCACACCATGTGGTCATGTATTCTGCCGTAGATGTTTAGATAGATGTTTGGACCACCAGAGTTCTTGTCCATTATGTAAAAGCTCCTTAGCAGAG TACCTGGCAGAGAGAAGACAGTCTGTTACGGAATCTGTTCAGGGGATCTTACGGACATACTTCACTGATGATTatgaagaaagaaagaaaatccaTGAAGAAGAATTGGTGGAGTTTACAAG AATGTCAGTTGAAGGAACAGCAGAGATTCCAGTATTTGTATGTACCCAAGCATTCCCAGGAATTGCCTGTCCCCTACATATCTTTGAACCAAGATATCGGCTGATGATTCGACAATGTATGGAGTCTGGAACTAGACAGTTTGGAATGGTTGTTACTCTCACTGATGATGA tGATAATTTTTCGGACTTTGGTACTATGCTGGAGATTCGTGACGTTCAATTTTTCCCAGATGGAAGATCTATAGTGGATACTATTGGTGGGCGTAGATTTAAAGTATCAAGTCGGGGAAAGAGAGACGGATACAATACTGCCAAAGTTGAATTCATCTTTGATAAAATGCCTCCACAAGAGAGGTTCCAAG AAATCAAAGAAGTACAAAATGATGTTTACAAATTTGCCAAGATTTGGTTTGATGCTTTACCTGGCCTTCAAAGAGaacaaattcataaacattgtgGACAGTTTCCAGCGCTGGACGAGGATTTCACGCAGTATCCAAATGGTCCCAGATGGTTGTGGTGGTTAGTGTCCGTTCTACCTTTAAATCCACAAATTCAGTTATCACTTTTAGCAATGGTACAACTAAAAGAGCGCCTGGAGGGCGTGAAGAAAGTTATACAATACATGAGTTCCCGTAGACGAAGTCAATGA